In the Candidatus Binataceae bacterium genome, CCCGGCTTATTAAGTTGCCCAAATTATTGGCCAAGTCGCCGTTGTAGCGCTCGATCATTCGTGCCTCGGAGAAATCACCGTCCAGGCCGTAGGTGATTTCCCGCATCAGGAAGTAGCGCAGTACATCGGGTCCGAACACTCGTTCGTAACTGACTGGATCGGCGACATTGCCTGAGCTTTTGGACATCCGCTGACCGCCGAAATTAACCCAGCCGTGGACATTCAAATGGTGGAACAGGGGCAGTCCCGCCGACAGCAGCATCGGCGGCCAATAGACCGCATGGGTTTTGAGGATGTCCTTGCCGATAAAATGCTGGGTGGTCGGCCAAGTGGTAGTGATGAAACCAGGATCGGCACTTGCCATCAGGCTGAGGTAAGCCCAAAAAGCGTCATACCAGACGTAGGTGACATAATTTGAATCGAATGGCAGCTCGATGCCCCAGCTGAGCCGGCTTTTGGGGCGCGAGATGCACAAGTCGGCTAGTGGTTCGCCGAGCATGTTGAGCGCTTCGTTACGATACCGCTCGGGGCGGATGAAGTCAGGATGAGCGGCACAGTGCGCCAGTACCTGCGCTCGATAAGGCTCCAGGCGCAGGAAATAATTGCCCTCGCTGATAGCTTCCACCGGGCGATTGTGGGTGGGACAGAGCTGGCCCGGGAGCAGCTCCTTTTCGGTGTAAAAGCGCTCGCAGCCTACGCAGTAAAGCCCTTCGTAATTTGTGAAATAGATGTCGCCACGGGCCTGGCTGCGCCGCAGCATCTCCTGCACGAAGTGCTCATGGACCGGATCGGTAGTGCGCACAAAACAGTCGTAGGAGACGTTCAGACCATCCCAGGCCTGCTTGAAAACCGCGCTGGTCCGGTCGGTAAATTCCTTGGGAGCCACCGCAGCCGCCGCGGCTGCGCGCTGGATCTTATCGCCGTGCTCGTCGGTGCCGCTCAGAAAGGTCACCGCGCCGCTTCCCAAGCGCCGGCGCGCGGCGCGGGCAAAGACGTCGGCTGCCAGCGCCTCGTAGGCGCTACCCACGTGAGGGGCGGCGTTGCAGTAGAAGATCGCGGTGGTGAGATGGAGTCGTTCGCTCATTGCTTAATGTCAGACCGGCCCGCTCAGTGGGCACGCTTATCGA is a window encoding:
- the metG gene encoding methionine--tRNA ligase, whose product is MSERLHLTTAIFYCNAAPHVGSAYEALAADVFARAARRRLGSGAVTFLSGTDEHGDKIQRAAAAAAVAPKEFTDRTSAVFKQAWDGLNVSYDCFVRTTDPVHEHFVQEMLRRSQARGDIYFTNYEGLYCVGCERFYTEKELLPGQLCPTHNRPVEAISEGNYFLRLEPYRAQVLAHCAAHPDFIRPERYRNEALNMLGEPLADLCISRPKSRLSWGIELPFDSNYVTYVWYDAFWAYLSLMASADPGFITTTWPTTQHFIGKDILKTHAVYWPPMLLSAGLPLFHHLNVHGWVNFGGQRMSKSSGNVADPVSYERVFGPDVLRYFLMREITYGLDGDFSEARMIERYNGDLANNLGNLISRVLSMAARYFGGELPQAPLLAGISEDEMLAAAVGSVVDKSGELVEQLAFNRALEVIWQALDAANKYVVQTAPFSLARDPAQLPRVGQILANLFESLRLIAVALEPFMPVTASRIGELLGLEQADTTAPYGQGLRAGHRIQPPVALFPRIEKPKDGA